From Paenibacillus sp. V4I7, one genomic window encodes:
- the urtE gene encoding urea ABC transporter ATP-binding subunit UrtE produces MLNLQNIEAGYGESMVVRSVNLQVKPGQIVCLMGRNGVGKSTLMKSIMGLIQPKFGTIHYNKRNITSFPPDRRAKLGIGYVPQGREIFPQLTVEENLLLGLEAAIDGSKKLPDSLFDTFPVLRQMLHRKGGDLSGGQQQQLAIARALAPGPKLLLLDEPMEGIQPSIVMEIEAIIESIKRNREIAVLLVEQSLEFATSIADYYYVLDRGTIAAEGYTEHLTEEQVRKHLTV; encoded by the coding sequence GTGCTTAACCTTCAGAATATAGAAGCCGGTTACGGCGAGAGTATGGTTGTACGCAGTGTGAACCTTCAGGTAAAACCAGGACAAATCGTTTGTCTAATGGGACGCAACGGTGTAGGGAAATCCACACTAATGAAGAGCATTATGGGACTCATTCAGCCGAAGTTCGGCACGATCCATTATAATAAACGGAACATAACATCATTCCCACCGGATCGACGAGCCAAATTAGGGATCGGCTACGTGCCGCAAGGCCGTGAGATTTTCCCACAGCTTACTGTCGAGGAGAATCTGCTGCTTGGTCTTGAAGCTGCGATAGATGGAAGTAAAAAGCTCCCTGATTCTCTCTTCGACACCTTCCCCGTGCTTCGTCAAATGCTTCACCGCAAAGGAGGCGACCTCAGTGGAGGGCAGCAGCAGCAATTAGCGATAGCTCGCGCCTTAGCCCCTGGCCCCAAGCTGCTGCTTCTAGATGAGCCGATGGAGGGTATCCAGCCTTCTATTGTCATGGAGATTGAAGCCATCATTGAATCTATCAAACGCAATCGAGAAATTGCCGTATTGCTGGTCGAACAAAGCTTAGAGTTCGCTACGAGCATTGCCGATTACTATTATGTATTGGACCGAGGGACAATAGCTGCCGAAGGTTATACCGAGCATTTGACCGAAGAACAAGTCCGAAAGCACTTAACGGTATGA
- the ureC gene encoding urease subunit alpha has translation MFGPTTGDAIRLADTELWAQIEHDYTVYGDECKFGGGKVIRDGMGQSSGATRDQGVLDTLITNAVVIDHWGIVKGDIGIKDGHIVGIGKAGNPDIMDGVHPNMIVGASTEVIAGEGKIVTAGGIDAHIHFICPGQIETALSSGVTTMIGGGTGPATGTNATTCTPGAWHMQRMLEAAEAFPMNLGFTGKGNASFLAPLTEQIEAGAIGLKLHEDWGTTPAAIDTCLEAADQYDVQVAIHTDTLNEAGFLEDTLAAIKGRTIHTYHTEGAGGGHAPDIIRAAAELNVLPSSTNPTRPYTINTIEEHLDMLMVCHHLDSRIPEDVAFADSRIRPETIAAEDILHDLGVFSMLSSDSQAMGRVGEVIIRTWQTADKMKKQRGPLAPDTEDGDNFRIKRYIAKYTINPAITHGVSHLVGSIEPGKFADLVIWSPMFFGVKPDLVLKGGSIAYAQMGDPNASIPTPQPVFGRPMFAAFGKALTQSSITFVSQAAYDRGIAQKLGLQKRIEPVKGCRHISKKDMIHNNGTPSIEVNPETYEVKVDGEAITCEPATELPMAQLYFLF, from the coding sequence ATGTTTGGGCCTACAACGGGAGATGCCATTCGTTTGGCTGATACGGAACTTTGGGCGCAAATCGAGCATGATTACACCGTTTACGGTGATGAATGTAAATTTGGCGGCGGCAAGGTCATTCGCGACGGGATGGGGCAATCCAGTGGAGCTACTCGCGATCAAGGTGTTCTGGATACCCTGATTACGAATGCGGTTGTTATCGACCACTGGGGTATTGTCAAAGGTGACATCGGCATCAAGGATGGTCATATCGTGGGTATCGGTAAAGCGGGGAACCCAGACATTATGGATGGCGTGCATCCCAATATGATCGTGGGTGCGAGCACGGAAGTCATTGCGGGTGAAGGTAAAATTGTAACCGCGGGCGGGATCGATGCTCACATTCATTTTATTTGCCCGGGGCAAATTGAAACGGCACTTTCCTCTGGGGTGACGACAATGATAGGTGGAGGGACGGGGCCAGCCACAGGGACGAATGCCACAACTTGTACACCAGGTGCATGGCACATGCAGCGTATGCTGGAGGCAGCTGAAGCTTTTCCTATGAACTTGGGCTTTACGGGTAAAGGTAATGCATCTTTTCTAGCCCCGTTGACGGAACAAATTGAAGCGGGAGCTATTGGATTGAAGCTTCATGAAGATTGGGGAACGACGCCGGCAGCAATCGACACTTGTCTCGAAGCAGCAGACCAATATGATGTTCAAGTAGCCATTCATACCGATACATTAAATGAAGCGGGATTTCTCGAGGATACACTGGCTGCCATTAAGGGCCGTACGATTCATACGTATCATACCGAAGGAGCAGGAGGGGGGCATGCGCCGGATATTATCCGTGCAGCTGCAGAGCTTAACGTACTGCCGTCTTCGACAAACCCGACACGTCCGTATACGATCAATACCATTGAAGAACATTTGGATATGCTCATGGTGTGTCATCATTTGGATAGCCGTATTCCTGAGGATGTTGCTTTCGCAGATTCCCGGATTCGTCCGGAAACGATTGCTGCGGAAGATATTCTTCATGATCTAGGTGTGTTCAGTATGCTAAGCTCGGATTCTCAGGCAATGGGCCGGGTCGGCGAGGTTATTATTCGTACATGGCAAACTGCTGATAAGATGAAGAAGCAGCGTGGACCGCTGGCTCCCGATACGGAAGATGGCGACAATTTCCGAATTAAACGTTACATCGCCAAATATACGATAAATCCAGCGATAACGCATGGTGTTTCGCACCTCGTCGGTTCCATTGAGCCTGGGAAATTCGCGGATCTTGTCATTTGGAGCCCGATGTTCTTCGGAGTTAAGCCTGATCTAGTACTCAAAGGCGGCAGCATTGCCTATGCGCAGATGGGAGATCCGAATGCTTCAATTCCAACACCGCAGCCTGTATTTGGGCGACCGATGTTTGCTGCTTTTGGTAAAGCTTTGACACAAAGCTCGATTACTTTCGTCTCTCAGGCAGCCTATGATCGTGGCATCGCTCAGAAATTAGGGCTGCAAAAGCGCATCGAGCCCGTGAAAGGTTGTCGCCATATATCGAAAAAAGACATGATTCATAATAACGGTACGCCTTCAATAGAAGTAAACCCAGAGACCTATGAAGTGAAAGTTGATGGGGAAGCCATTACTTGTGAGCCGGCAACCGAGCTGCCGATGGCGCAGTTATATTTCTTATTTTAA
- a CDS encoding urease accessory protein UreF, with translation MTTKTTTFIEEMTPKFHWLAYQQLLDSALPIGGFSHSFGLETLVQQERLTTMEELEAYIRTMLANSWATSDAMVIKAAYIHIPRQEWDQLWEIDHMLHVQRVSSEARSGVQKMGRRLLQLSQSMYPELNWLPLDEAVKAGRCSSNHPIVHGWVSYHLGVPLHQAAEGYLYSCIMTCINSALRLMSMGQTQGQILLAKLLPLTGSEWQRVAHLDPLDAYTNTPTADLAMMQHETLYSRLFMS, from the coding sequence ATGACAACAAAGACAACGACATTCATTGAAGAGATGACTCCGAAGTTTCACTGGCTTGCTTATCAGCAGCTTCTGGACTCAGCATTGCCCATTGGCGGATTCTCTCATTCCTTTGGTTTGGAAACACTCGTACAGCAAGAGCGATTAACAACGATGGAAGAGCTCGAAGCTTATATTCGCACGATGCTCGCCAATAGCTGGGCAACATCGGATGCCATGGTTATCAAAGCTGCCTATATCCATATTCCAAGACAGGAATGGGATCAGCTTTGGGAGATCGACCACATGCTGCATGTGCAGCGTGTATCGAGTGAAGCGAGGAGCGGCGTTCAAAAGATGGGCCGCAGGCTGCTCCAACTATCGCAGTCCATGTATCCCGAGTTGAACTGGCTGCCTCTGGACGAAGCTGTGAAAGCCGGGCGCTGCAGCTCCAATCATCCGATTGTCCACGGATGGGTGAGCTATCACCTCGGTGTACCCTTACATCAAGCGGCGGAAGGTTATCTTTACAGCTGTATCATGACTTGCATCAACAGTGCGCTCAGACTCATGTCCATGGGTCAAACCCAGGGACAAATTCTTCTTGCGAAGCTGCTCCCATTGACCGGAAGTGAGTGGCAGCGTGTAGCGCATTTGGATCCCTTGGATGCGTATACGAATACACCAACCGCAGATCTGGCCATGATGCAGCACGAAACGCTGTATTCGCGATTATTCATGTCTTAA
- the urtD gene encoding urea ABC transporter ATP-binding protein UrtD, translating into MLGQLANQQPVTGEKILSVKGLEVSFDGFKALRNLDFSLQYGELRFLIGPNGAGKTTLLDVICGKVKPSQGHVYFKESIDLTKHQEHQIAQLGIGRKFQAPSVFSTLTVFENLALSMKQQRGLLSALWTKTTSDQRDRLYLRLEMIGLQSKVKERAGSLSHGEKQWLEIGMLLMQEPDLLLLDEPAAGMTDSETEKTGELLHEIAANQTIIVVEHDMEFVRQFARTVTVLHEGTVLREGTMQDIQNDDKVAEVYLGRRVERGA; encoded by the coding sequence ATGCTAGGACAATTAGCGAACCAACAACCTGTAACCGGAGAGAAAATCCTTAGTGTTAAAGGGCTGGAAGTGAGTTTTGACGGATTTAAAGCCTTACGCAATCTGGACTTTTCCTTGCAATATGGCGAGCTTCGGTTTCTCATTGGGCCGAACGGAGCAGGTAAAACAACGCTCTTGGATGTCATTTGCGGGAAAGTGAAGCCTTCGCAAGGTCATGTTTATTTCAAAGAATCGATTGATCTCACCAAGCACCAAGAACACCAAATTGCACAGCTCGGCATTGGACGTAAGTTCCAAGCACCTTCCGTCTTCTCAACATTAACCGTTTTTGAAAATTTGGCTCTTTCTATGAAACAGCAGCGCGGCCTCCTTAGCGCACTATGGACCAAGACGACGAGTGATCAGCGAGACCGCTTGTATCTCCGACTCGAGATGATTGGCCTGCAAAGCAAAGTCAAAGAGCGCGCGGGATCACTCTCTCACGGTGAAAAACAATGGCTTGAAATCGGGATGCTCCTCATGCAGGAGCCCGATCTACTGCTGCTTGACGAGCCTGCCGCCGGCATGACAGATAGCGAAACCGAGAAAACTGGCGAGCTTCTACACGAAATAGCAGCTAATCAGACGATCATCGTAGTTGAGCACGATATGGAGTTTGTTCGCCAATTCGCTAGAACGGTCACGGTACTTCATGAAGGGACCGTACTTCGAGAAGGCACGATGCAGGATATTCAGAATGATGATAAGGTTGCTGAGGTTTATCTAGGAAGGAGAGTGGAGCGCGGTGCTTAA
- a CDS encoding urease subunit gamma, which translates to MHLTEREKEKLLITVAADLARRRLARGLKLNYPESIALLTSEIMEGARDGLTVAQLMAFGTTILRAEQVMEGVPQMIHEVQVEATFPDGTKLVTVHEPIT; encoded by the coding sequence GTGCATTTAACGGAGAGAGAAAAAGAAAAGCTGCTCATTACTGTAGCTGCTGATCTAGCACGCCGAAGACTTGCCAGAGGCTTGAAACTGAATTATCCCGAAAGCATAGCGCTGCTAACATCCGAGATTATGGAAGGAGCCAGGGATGGATTGACCGTTGCTCAATTGATGGCATTCGGCACAACGATTCTAAGAGCGGAGCAAGTTATGGAAGGTGTACCTCAAATGATTCATGAGGTACAGGTAGAGGCTACGTTTCCCGATGGGACTAAATTAGTTACCGTACACGAACCAATAACCTAA
- a CDS encoding urease subunit beta: MVPGEYRTGKGYIEMNIGRQTIELIVTNTGDRPIQVGSHFHFFEVNRALDFTREKAYGMRLDIPAGTAVRFEPGEQKPIQLVELGGAKLSYGLNNLSKGLAANGNMSSAARERWQAWEGKLGESNRS, encoded by the coding sequence ATGGTTCCAGGAGAATATCGAACAGGTAAGGGATATATTGAAATGAATATAGGCAGACAAACGATTGAACTTATCGTTACCAATACAGGAGATCGTCCCATTCAGGTGGGCTCGCATTTTCATTTTTTTGAAGTGAACAGAGCGTTGGACTTCACGAGAGAAAAAGCCTATGGCATGCGATTGGACATCCCAGCGGGAACGGCTGTCCGTTTCGAGCCGGGAGAACAGAAACCTATTCAGCTCGTTGAACTGGGTGGAGCCAAACTTTCTTATGGGCTAAATAACTTGAGTAAAGGCTTAGCAGCTAATGGGAATATGTCAAGTGCTGCGAGAGAAAGATGGCAAGCATGGGAGGGGAAGCTCGGTGAATCGAATAGATCGTAA
- a CDS encoding urease accessory protein UreD — MPSVTGEIKAEFAVRSGLTQLVRKYHASPLKIAKTFRYENETLLQDAHPVDQLGVYMMDCSPGLMSGDHYEINVRLGEGARVFLTNQSFTKVHPSEEGHGSTQRQTLHLEADALLEYMPEPLMLYKDASLVAEMDVHLSPGSALIFSDVCCPGRTQRGEIFQYTRYMNRMKVWHDKELIFYQNQRIEPQNMQLSAPGCWERETHLGNLYIFSNRLKQQHLEKVLESLEKLEGIEVRIGASLTYKYGLIVTVMGRHAWELQLALTKAWHDIRHSLLALTPLMINK; from the coding sequence ATGCCTAGTGTGACCGGGGAGATTAAGGCGGAATTTGCGGTACGCAGCGGCTTGACGCAGCTTGTCCGCAAATACCACGCCTCCCCGCTCAAAATCGCCAAAACGTTTCGTTACGAGAACGAAACGCTGCTCCAGGACGCTCATCCTGTGGATCAATTGGGCGTCTACATGATGGACTGCTCCCCAGGACTCATGTCGGGGGATCATTACGAAATCAACGTGCGCCTTGGAGAGGGCGCACGTGTTTTTCTAACGAACCAATCGTTCACGAAGGTTCATCCGTCTGAGGAGGGGCACGGAAGTACGCAGCGTCAGACGCTGCATTTGGAAGCTGACGCACTGCTGGAATACATGCCAGAGCCCTTGATGCTCTATAAGGATGCAAGCCTTGTCGCAGAAATGGATGTTCATTTATCACCGGGGTCTGCATTGATTTTCTCGGATGTGTGTTGTCCGGGACGTACCCAGCGAGGCGAAATATTTCAGTACACCCGTTATATGAATCGTATGAAAGTTTGGCACGACAAGGAATTGATTTTTTATCAGAACCAAAGAATTGAACCACAGAACATGCAGCTATCAGCGCCAGGTTGCTGGGAGCGGGAAACACATCTCGGTAATCTGTACATTTTCTCGAATCGCCTTAAACAGCAGCATCTCGAGAAAGTACTGGAGAGTCTTGAGAAGCTTGAGGGTATAGAGGTCCGCATTGGAGCCAGTCTTACGTATAAATACGGTTTAATTGTCACCGTCATGGGAAGACATGCTTGGGAATTACAGCTAGCTTTGACGAAGGCATGGCATGATATTCGCCACAGCTTATTAGCATTAACGCCACTTATGATTAATAAATAA
- the urtA gene encoding urea ABC transporter substrate-binding protein: MREIRNKGKLTVALSMALMMVAAGCAKTESTTSTTTTPMATKAAEAKAEAKDETVPVGILHSLTGTMSISEVSVRDAELMAIDEINAAGGLLGKKIKPVIEDGASDWPTFAEKTKKLLQKDSVVTIFGCWTSASRKAVLPVVEQNKGLLWYPVQYEGVESSPNIFYIGATTNQQIIPAVTWLLQNKGKKFYLLGSDYVFPRTANKIIKEQLKAEGGSLVAEEYTPLGHTDYNTIISKIKKEKPDVIFNTLNGDSNVAFFKQLKDAGISSKDLTTMSVSIAEEEVRGIGASVLDGHYTAWNYYQTTDTPENKKFVEAYKAKYGKDRVTDDPIEAGYTAVYLWAEAVKKAGSFDVEKVKAAAKGIEWNAPEGKVTIDGENQHISKTARIGQIQADGQIKEIWNSGQPLKPDPFLKTYPWGGEVTKK; this comes from the coding sequence ATGAGAGAGATAAGAAACAAAGGTAAGCTCACAGTTGCATTAAGTATGGCTTTGATGATGGTCGCGGCTGGCTGTGCAAAGACAGAGTCAACTACATCCACGACAACTACACCTATGGCGACAAAAGCCGCTGAAGCAAAGGCCGAGGCGAAGGATGAAACTGTACCTGTTGGGATTCTTCACTCACTAACAGGCACGATGTCCATTAGCGAGGTGTCTGTAAGAGATGCTGAACTTATGGCGATTGACGAAATTAATGCAGCTGGGGGACTCTTAGGTAAAAAAATTAAGCCCGTGATTGAAGACGGAGCATCCGACTGGCCGACTTTTGCAGAGAAAACTAAGAAGTTACTGCAAAAAGACAGCGTCGTAACGATCTTTGGGTGCTGGACATCTGCCAGCCGCAAAGCGGTACTTCCAGTCGTTGAACAAAACAAAGGATTACTATGGTATCCGGTACAGTACGAAGGCGTGGAATCATCACCTAATATCTTCTACATTGGTGCAACAACGAACCAACAAATTATTCCCGCGGTAACATGGCTTTTGCAAAACAAAGGCAAGAAATTCTACCTCCTCGGTTCCGACTATGTATTCCCAAGAACAGCCAACAAAATTATTAAAGAGCAGTTGAAAGCTGAAGGCGGCTCACTCGTGGCCGAAGAGTACACGCCACTTGGACACACAGACTACAACACAATCATTAGTAAAATCAAAAAAGAGAAGCCGGATGTCATTTTCAATACTCTGAACGGCGACAGTAACGTAGCCTTTTTCAAGCAATTGAAAGATGCAGGCATTTCGTCCAAAGATCTAACAACTATGTCCGTCAGTATCGCTGAGGAGGAGGTCCGCGGTATTGGAGCATCTGTCCTAGATGGTCACTATACGGCTTGGAATTACTACCAAACAACAGATACGCCTGAGAATAAAAAATTCGTTGAAGCTTATAAAGCTAAATACGGCAAAGACCGCGTTACCGATGATCCAATCGAAGCTGGTTACACAGCTGTTTATCTATGGGCTGAAGCTGTGAAGAAAGCAGGCTCCTTTGACGTAGAGAAAGTGAAAGCTGCTGCCAAGGGTATCGAATGGAACGCACCGGAAGGTAAAGTAACAATTGATGGCGAGAATCAGCATATTTCCAAAACGGCTCGTATCGGCCAAATCCAAGCGGATGGGCAGATCAAAGAAATATGGAACTCTGGCCAACCTCTCAAACCCGACCCATTCCTCAAAACATACCCATGGGGCGGAGAAGTAACGAAAAAATAA
- the urtB gene encoding urea ABC transporter permease subunit UrtB, with amino-acid sequence MSLLLLQLFNGLSLSSILLLIAIGLAITFGLMNVMNMAHGEFIMIGAYMAYLVQQWFQKFLPASAFGWYFIVSLGVAFAVAFLVGWLLEVFLIRFMYGRPLDSLLATWGVSLVLQQLARTIFGAPNVAVKAPEWLEGGLHLSADLILPYKRLFIIALVALCILVIYMYLYHSAGGRRMRAVMQNREMAACLGISTRRVDAQSFAFGSAMAGIAGCALTLLGPIGPTIGTYYIVDAFMVVVLGGIGKLIGTVAGALGIGVFNTALEYTTSATLGKVLVFTLIIAFLQWKPMGLVTIRSRSLD; translated from the coding sequence ATGAGTCTACTGCTTCTTCAATTGTTTAACGGCTTAAGCCTAAGCTCCATTCTACTCTTGATTGCCATCGGTCTCGCAATTACATTCGGTCTTATGAATGTGATGAATATGGCACATGGCGAATTCATCATGATTGGCGCCTACATGGCTTATCTAGTCCAGCAGTGGTTCCAGAAGTTTCTACCGGCCTCCGCTTTCGGGTGGTATTTCATCGTGTCGTTAGGTGTTGCCTTTGCAGTAGCCTTCTTAGTCGGCTGGCTGCTCGAAGTTTTTCTCATTCGCTTCATGTACGGCAGACCGTTAGACAGCCTACTTGCTACATGGGGAGTAAGCCTTGTCTTGCAACAGCTTGCACGTACCATTTTCGGTGCTCCTAATGTGGCTGTTAAAGCCCCCGAATGGCTGGAAGGCGGACTCCATCTATCGGCTGACCTCATTCTACCCTACAAACGCCTCTTTATTATTGCTTTGGTTGCGCTATGTATCTTGGTGATTTATATGTATCTGTATCACTCTGCCGGCGGAAGACGTATGAGAGCTGTTATGCAAAATCGTGAAATGGCTGCTTGTCTTGGTATTTCCACACGTAGAGTAGATGCTCAGTCCTTCGCGTTTGGCTCCGCTATGGCAGGAATTGCCGGATGCGCCTTAACGCTGCTTGGACCCATTGGACCAACCATAGGCACTTATTATATTGTGGATGCTTTCATGGTTGTTGTACTTGGTGGAATTGGCAAGCTGATTGGAACCGTAGCAGGAGCATTAGGTATTGGAGTTTTCAATACAGCTTTGGAATACACAACAAGTGCTACGCTCGGTAAAGTGCTTGTCTTTACGCTCATAATCGCCTTCTTACAATGGAAACCGATGGGACTTGTGACGATCCGTTCAAGATCCTTAGATTGA
- the urtC gene encoding urea ABC transporter permease subunit UrtC, with translation MLLTGQSKIKLIIYSVFLVAIALTPLFMSDFRLSLLGKFLAYAIIAMGIDLIWGYTGILSLGHGVYFGLGAYCMAMHLKLAATPEHLPDFMSWSGVESLPWFWVPFHHAGAAFLLALIVPMIVAFILGYFTFRNRIKGAFFSILSQALVIITVTLFVGQQGYTGGTNGLTNFTTFLGLNLQSQSTKLLFFYLTLTVVVIVLILCSLLVKSRMGNILTAIRDGENRVRFIGYNPVTFKVFIYCVSAGLAGLAGVLFVLQEGIISPAQMGIVPSIEMVLWVAIGGRATIGGAVLGALITNAAKTTFSEAYPAWWPIMLGAMFIIVVLLLPKGIVGTITHYTSNWKKPVLPKPISSSQEAS, from the coding sequence ATGCTCTTAACGGGACAATCCAAGATCAAACTGATCATCTATTCCGTTTTTTTGGTCGCTATCGCTTTGACTCCTCTGTTCATGTCAGACTTCCGACTTTCGCTTCTTGGCAAGTTTCTCGCTTATGCCATCATTGCCATGGGAATTGATCTGATTTGGGGCTATACGGGCATTCTTAGCCTCGGCCATGGCGTCTACTTTGGACTTGGCGCTTATTGTATGGCCATGCATCTTAAGCTCGCCGCGACACCTGAACATCTGCCTGATTTCATGTCGTGGAGCGGTGTTGAAAGCTTACCCTGGTTCTGGGTTCCTTTCCACCATGCAGGAGCTGCATTCCTACTCGCCCTTATCGTTCCAATGATCGTCGCATTCATCTTAGGATATTTTACATTCCGAAACCGCATTAAAGGTGCCTTCTTCTCCATTTTGTCTCAGGCGTTGGTCATTATTACCGTCACCTTATTCGTTGGCCAACAAGGCTATACAGGTGGAACTAACGGACTAACTAATTTCACCACCTTTCTTGGCTTAAACCTGCAATCACAATCTACGAAATTATTATTTTTTTATCTCACTTTAACTGTTGTTGTTATTGTTCTTATTCTATGCAGTCTGCTCGTCAAAAGTCGTATGGGGAACATTCTCACAGCCATTCGTGATGGGGAAAATCGGGTTCGCTTTATTGGCTATAATCCAGTCACTTTTAAAGTGTTCATTTATTGCGTTTCAGCAGGATTGGCCGGACTTGCCGGTGTGCTCTTCGTCCTTCAGGAAGGCATTATCTCACCTGCACAAATGGGCATTGTCCCTTCGATTGAGATGGTTCTATGGGTGGCTATCGGAGGGCGTGCAACGATCGGAGGCGCCGTTCTTGGCGCGTTAATCACCAACGCAGCCAAAACAACCTTTAGCGAAGCTTACCCCGCTTGGTGGCCTATTATGCTCGGAGCCATGTTCATTATTGTTGTACTGCTGCTGCCCAAAGGTATCGTTGGTACGATTACACATTACACTTCCAATTGGAAAAAACCCGTGCTTCCTAAGCCGATTTCTTCATCGCAAGAAGCAAGCTGA